One window of the Oscillospiraceae bacterium genome contains the following:
- a CDS encoding metallophosphoesterase, whose product MIYVTGDMHGDMKKLKNSFKGLKKGDTLLIAGDFGFIWKGDKAEEKLLKKIGKNKFDICFIDGANENHELLMKYPLDEYRSGEAAVISGNLRMLRRGSVFEIEGKKIFAFGGAKSEDIESKQKCGTWHAEELPNELDFEFGRKNLEKYSWQVDYILTHQPSAAMLASMEAGYVDCDALQIYLDEIGKKTKYAMWIFGRLHRDRKITYKCTAVFKDVFALNPPPLKTREKK is encoded by the coding sequence ATGATTTATGTGACCGGCGATATGCACGGAGATATGAAAAAGCTGAAGAACTCTTTTAAAGGGCTGAAAAAAGGTGACACGCTGCTGATTGCCGGGGATTTCGGCTTTATTTGGAAGGGTGACAAAGCCGAGGAAAAACTGTTAAAAAAGATCGGAAAGAACAAGTTTGACATCTGCTTTATCGACGGCGCGAATGAGAACCATGAATTATTGATGAAATACCCGCTTGATGAATACCGCAGCGGGGAAGCAGCCGTGATCAGCGGAAATCTGCGGATGCTGCGGCGCGGAAGCGTCTTCGAAATCGAGGGCAAGAAGATTTTTGCCTTCGGAGGCGCCAAGAGCGAAGATATCGAAAGCAAGCAAAAATGCGGCACCTGGCATGCCGAAGAACTGCCTAATGAGTTGGACTTCGAATTCGGACGCAAAAATCTCGAAAAGTACAGCTGGCAGGTCGATTACATTTTGACCCATCAGCCCTCGGCGGCGATGCTGGCTTCGATGGAGGCCGGATATGTCGACTGCGACGCTTTGCAGATTTATCTCGATGAAATCGGTAAAAAGACGAAATATGCCATGTGGATTTTCGGGCGGCTGCACCGCGACCGCAAGATCACTTATAAATGCACCGCTGTTTTCAAGGACGTGTTCGCATTGAATCCGCCGCCGTTGAAGACGAGGGAAAAGAAATAG
- a CDS encoding O-acetylhomoserine aminocarboxypropyltransferase/cysteine synthase, translating to MKDPGFDTIAIHGGYDPKENNFSMIPPIYQTNAYDFGTTERAAALFGLKEDGDIYSRISNPTVRIFEDRMALLEGGTGAVAFSSGHNAIFSLVANLCECGDEIVAARKIYGGAVNMLGQTYAQFGVKANFIDGDNLLAWEESITDRTKLFFFETVSNPGAAVADIAPICEIAHRHGVLVVVDSTFTTPYLCRPFEFGADVVVHSATKYICGHGTAMGGVVIESGKFDYLNNPRYRQFAEPDISYHGVVFAKDFAKTPFCARLRSKYLRDIGGCMSANTAYLMLIGLETLSLRMKKHCENGEIVAQYLLAHPKVRNVSYPTLPSSKYLRVCKKYLPRGCGAVFACELGGDRIKCAEFMDRLKVFANVSNVCDSRSMVNHSASTTHAQLDAKQLAAAGISEGTVRFSVGIEDPADLVADLEQALSVL from the coding sequence ATGAAAGATCCGGGTTTTGACACCATCGCAATACACGGCGGATACGATCCGAAAGAAAACAATTTTTCGATGATTCCTCCGATTTATCAGACAAACGCCTATGATTTCGGCACCACTGAGCGGGCTGCGGCGTTGTTCGGCCTCAAAGAGGACGGCGACATCTATTCACGCATCTCAAATCCCACGGTTCGGATTTTCGAAGACCGCATGGCGCTGCTGGAGGGCGGTACCGGCGCGGTCGCGTTTTCCTCGGGCCACAACGCCATCTTCTCTCTGGTCGCAAATCTCTGCGAGTGCGGCGACGAGATCGTTGCAGCCCGTAAAATCTACGGCGGGGCGGTTAACATGCTTGGCCAAACCTACGCGCAGTTCGGCGTCAAGGCCAATTTTATCGACGGGGACAATTTGCTCGCCTGGGAAGAATCCATCACAGACCGAACGAAATTATTTTTCTTCGAAACCGTCAGCAATCCCGGCGCAGCCGTCGCCGATATCGCGCCGATCTGCGAAATCGCACATCGGCACGGCGTGCTCGTCGTGGTCGATTCCACGTTTACGACGCCTTATCTTTGCCGCCCGTTCGAATTCGGCGCCGATGTCGTTGTCCACTCTGCCACGAAATATATCTGCGGGCACGGCACCGCGATGGGCGGCGTTGTTATCGAGAGCGGAAAATTCGATTATTTGAATAATCCGAGATATCGCCAGTTTGCGGAGCCGGACATATCCTATCACGGCGTCGTTTTCGCCAAGGACTTCGCCAAAACGCCGTTCTGCGCCCGCCTGCGCAGCAAATACCTGCGCGACATCGGCGGCTGCATGTCCGCAAATACCGCCTATTTGATGCTGATCGGACTTGAGACGTTATCGCTGCGCATGAAAAAACACTGCGAGAATGGCGAGATCGTCGCGCAGTATCTGCTTGCTCACCCGAAAGTCAGGAACGTCAGTTATCCGACGCTGCCGAGCTCGAAATACCTGAGAGTCTGTAAAAAATATCTGCCGCGCGGCTGCGGTGCTGTATTTGCCTGCGAACTCGGCGGAGACCGCATCAAGTGTGCCGAATTCATGGATCGGCTCAAGGTGTTCGCAAACGTCTCCAACGTCTGCGACAGCCGGTCGATGGTCAACCACTCGGCTTCGACTACCCACGCGCAGCTCGACGCGAAGCAACTCGCGGCGGCCGGTATCAGCGAGGGAACCGTCCGGTTTTCGGTCGGCATCGAGGATCCGGCCGATCTTGTGGCCGATTTGGAACAGGCGCTCTCGGTTCTGTGA
- a CDS encoding D-alanyl-D-alanine carboxypeptidase family protein — MRKFKRAAAVFAVLLILSGAFLFPASAEGVYAPNGEPQAESVYIVNEDTGLVMYDKNGEERLYPASLTKIMSAIVILETVQDLDGTVGTMTSELLAMIQGSGSVVLNLVEGEQITMRQMLYAMLLASDGDAALLAAATTSGSVAAFVAAMNAKAAALGCTNTNFTNPHGLHDDNHYSCAKDLYLMAKEALKYPVFSEIINSTRYTIPATNKNGPRTVVTTNMMLSYNLGGALYYEPARGIKTGFTTPAGPCLASIAEKDGQRYVIIMLKSTLPGADGAVDRYGAFKTTKTLYDWLFSTYSLQTLLTRTTVVKSIPVNYGDSVDEVGLVPSQEFVTMVPKNTDLSSIVVKFDDALKDKTVDAPVEAGAVIGSAELLIGDKSLGTVQLVAANAVARNELSYILAQIGKFFSSDIMIIIACILAILIIGYIVLNVVYNRKKKSHYSSHKPAKRSRSRSRNRNIFR; from the coding sequence ATGCGCAAATTCAAGCGCGCCGCCGCTGTTTTTGCTGTGTTGTTAATCCTCTCGGGAGCTTTTCTATTTCCGGCGTCCGCCGAAGGGGTCTACGCTCCGAACGGGGAACCGCAGGCGGAGTCGGTATACATCGTCAACGAGGACACCGGTCTCGTGATGTACGATAAGAACGGGGAGGAGCGCCTTTATCCCGCTTCTCTGACCAAAATCATGTCGGCCATCGTCATTCTCGAAACTGTCCAAGATCTCGACGGCACTGTCGGAACCATGACAAGCGAGCTGCTCGCGATGATTCAGGGCTCCGGCAGCGTCGTTTTAAATTTGGTCGAAGGCGAACAGATCACAATGCGCCAGATGTTATATGCGATGCTTCTCGCGAGCGACGGAGACGCGGCCCTTTTGGCTGCAGCGACGACAAGCGGAAGCGTTGCGGCATTTGTTGCCGCCATGAACGCAAAAGCCGCTGCGCTCGGCTGCACCAACACCAACTTCACCAATCCGCACGGCCTTCATGACGACAATCACTACTCCTGCGCCAAAGACCTCTATCTGATGGCCAAAGAGGCGCTGAAGTATCCGGTATTCAGTGAGATCATCAATTCAACCCGCTATACGATCCCCGCAACGAACAAAAACGGCCCCCGTACGGTCGTCACCACCAATATGATGCTCAGCTATAACCTCGGCGGAGCGCTGTATTACGAACCCGCGCGCGGCATCAAGACCGGCTTCACTACGCCTGCCGGCCCCTGCCTTGCCTCAATCGCCGAAAAAGACGGCCAGCGCTATGTCATCATCATGCTGAAATCGACGCTTCCCGGCGCGGACGGTGCCGTCGATCGCTACGGTGCGTTCAAGACGACCAAAACGCTGTATGACTGGCTATTCTCAACTTATTCGCTTCAGACACTGCTGACCCGGACTACGGTTGTCAAGAGCATCCCCGTCAATTACGGAGACAGCGTAGACGAAGTGGGACTGGTTCCGTCGCAGGAATTTGTGACCATGGTTCCGAAAAATACCGACTTGAGTTCCATCGTCGTCAAATTCGACGACGCCTTAAAAGACAAAACCGTCGACGCCCCGGTCGAAGCCGGAGCGGTTATCGGCAGCGCGGAGCTGCTGATCGGGGATAAATCACTCGGCACGGTACAGCTTGTCGCGGCCAACGCGGTCGCGCGCAACGAATTGTCCTATATCCTTGCCCAAATCGGTAAGTTCTTCTCCTCCGACATCATGATCATCATCGCCTGTATTCTGGCAATTCTGATCATCGGCTATATCGTTTTGAATGTCGTTTATAACCGCAAAAAGAAATCGCATTATTCTTCGCACAAACCCGCCAAGCGCTCCCGCTCCCGCTCGCGCAACCGCAACATCTTCCGCTGA
- a CDS encoding ribose-phosphate pyrophosphokinase — protein sequence MLVHGKDIKIFCGNSTPEVASQIARQLGTDVGKADVGTFSDGEISVSIKETVRGSDVFVIQSTCNPVNNNLMELLIMIDAFKRASAARITAVIPYFGYARQDRKAHARDPISAKLVADLITAAGANRVLTMDLHAPQIQGFFNIPLDHLLGVPLLTPFFKKIHEQDLCDVVVVSPDLGSVTRARQFAERLGTPLAIVDKRRQMANVCEVMNIIGEVQDKKVIIVDDMVDTAGTLCNAAKAVIEMGGAAEVCACATHGVLSGSALERIEASPLKELVLLDTVPISPEKQSPKITILPIAPVFAEAILRIYNDRPVSPLFD from the coding sequence ATGCTGGTACATGGAAAGGACATCAAGATTTTCTGCGGAAATTCAACCCCGGAGGTCGCCTCCCAGATTGCCCGTCAACTGGGTACCGATGTCGGAAAGGCCGATGTCGGGACATTTTCGGACGGTGAAATCTCGGTCTCGATCAAAGAGACCGTACGCGGCTCGGATGTTTTTGTGATCCAATCCACCTGCAATCCGGTCAACAATAATCTGATGGAACTCCTGATCATGATCGACGCGTTCAAGCGCGCGTCGGCAGCCCGCATCACGGCGGTCATCCCCTATTTCGGTTACGCCAGGCAGGACCGCAAAGCCCACGCGCGCGACCCGATCTCAGCCAAACTCGTCGCCGATCTGATCACCGCGGCCGGCGCAAACCGCGTTCTCACAATGGATCTTCACGCTCCCCAGATACAGGGCTTTTTCAACATCCCCCTCGACCATCTGTTGGGTGTCCCGCTATTGACGCCCTTTTTCAAGAAAATCCACGAACAGGACCTTTGCGATGTCGTGGTGGTTTCGCCGGACCTCGGTTCTGTCACACGCGCAAGACAATTTGCCGAGCGTTTGGGTACGCCGCTCGCCATTGTGGATAAACGACGTCAGATGGCAAATGTCTGCGAGGTGATGAATATCATCGGCGAAGTGCAGGATAAAAAGGTTATCATTGTCGACGATATGGTCGATACCGCCGGAACCTTATGCAACGCGGCCAAAGCCGTCATCGAGATGGGCGGCGCAGCGGAGGTCTGTGCCTGTGCCACCCACGGCGTACTATCCGGAAGCGCGCTTGAGCGCATCGAGGCGAGCCCGCTCAAGGAACTCGTTTTGCTCGATACGGTCCCGATCAGTCCGGAGAAGCAGAGCCCGAAAATCACGATTTTGCCGATCGCGCCGGTTTTTGCCGAGGCCATCCTGCGCATCTACAACGACCGCCCCGTTTCACCGTTATTTGATTAA
- the pth gene encoding aminoacyl-tRNA hydrolase — protein MGIFLKKAELFLIVGLGNPGDQYRSTRHNAGFLAADFIAQKQNAKFKKRFQSEFAEVKFSGKKCYLQKPLTFMNNSGLAVRDACNFYRIPVKNVIVMHDDITLEPGRFKFKTGGSDGGHNGLSSIITNLGEWDFQHIKLGIGAKTVKEMPLYDYVLQTMPDADRKALEGLFEDICGCIELIVAGELEKAKAAYNHRSENEPKEDQ, from the coding sequence TTGGGTATCTTTTTAAAAAAAGCCGAACTGTTTTTAATTGTAGGCCTCGGAAATCCGGGGGATCAATACCGCAGCACCCGGCATAACGCCGGGTTTCTTGCTGCCGATTTTATTGCGCAAAAGCAAAACGCCAAATTTAAAAAACGATTTCAGTCAGAATTTGCCGAAGTGAAATTCAGCGGTAAAAAGTGTTATCTGCAAAAGCCTTTGACCTTTATGAACAACAGCGGCCTTGCGGTTCGCGATGCTTGTAACTTTTACCGCATCCCGGTCAAAAATGTGATCGTGATGCACGATGATATCACGCTTGAGCCGGGTCGGTTCAAATTTAAGACGGGGGGCAGCGATGGCGGCCACAACGGTCTTTCCAGCATCATCACCAATCTCGGTGAATGGGACTTCCAGCACATCAAACTCGGCATCGGAGCCAAGACCGTCAAAGAAATGCCTCTGTATGACTATGTTCTCCAGACCATGCCGGACGCGGACAGAAAAGCGCTTGAGGGACTTTTCGAAGATATCTGCGGCTGCATTGAGCTGATTGTCGCGGGCGAGCTTGAAAAGGCGAAAGCGGCATATAATCACCGCTCGGAAAACGAACCGAAAGAGGATCAATGA
- the mfd gene encoding transcription-repair coupling factor: protein MKGILQHLSELSGITRIKTSAAKHKACAITGCTPSFRAAVLAATCEELNRPALVVCPSEGEAEKFAADLRQFTDGVFVLPARELILTASGVSSHEYEREALGVLDAARCKKVKAVIGTAEAFTRYTVSPEVLAGRLIELKTGMTIAPNDLVQSLLKAGYVRVDPVEAKGQFCLRGGIADVYPSNSENPLRIEFFGDEIERMAFFDADSQRRTSKADKMHIVPAGEIFPDDPEQFQKDLGHFCTGLHTKNAGDYRSKAESDLTALREGRRINFDRYYNLVHKKPATIFDYLQNPVCAVFDFARTAEAGNGFEKRWLGELSAALEEGFCAKGVDEFYESLDVLFSRVTGSGGLFFDNFAKTALSSRVQDIVTFDCRVNAVWNGSPDTLHEWLSDVSAGNFTPVILVPTKRAAKALIDDLTNSGKPCVLYGLDEPFTGNTAHIAVGALSGGFELPELKFSLLTSTPPRAVKTTVKRANAIGSISELKPGCYVVHQAHGIGLYNGVETITAAGATKDYLKISYSGTDVLYLPVTQLDMLSKYIGPDDNGQVKLNKLGSAEWQRTRSKVKAAVRDMADELIALYSKRKSIQGHAFSSDTPWQEEFEQRFEYDETADQLRCVEEIKADMEQPVPMDRLLCGDVGFGKTEVALRAVFKCVMDGKQAAILAPTTILAWQHYETLCRRMSGFGIEMGLLSRFVTPKQASSTKSKLRTGGIDVVVGTHSILQKDIAFKDLGLIVVDEEQRFGVSQKETLKTKFPVVDVLTLSATPIPRTMNMAISGIRDMSMIDEAPIDRHPVRTFVAEYDLHMLADAIRREQRRGGQVFWLHNRIEDISYVAAKLQTLIPEVRIVCAHGQMDKEELSGIWRRMMDGEIDVLVCTTIIESGIDLPNVNTLIIENADKMGLSQLHQIRGRVGRSSRRAYAYLTYRPEKALSEIAQKRLEAINEFTEFGAGYAIAVRDMEIRGAGDLLGARQHGHMASVGYDMYLKLLAEAVAEAKGEKPQVQNSPCLIDLPIDAFIPPAYIKEPGQRLDIYRKIAAAGNKNAESEVLAELRDRFGEPPVQVSRLLEVARLRNRATACGVTELSKRGDGLVFYMNNPERSCLPEMTKKLRGRVMMNANGARPHVYVKLLKDDPAVLAARVLEFLSGSKIDSAM from the coding sequence ATGAAAGGGATTTTGCAACACCTCTCGGAGCTGTCGGGCATCACCCGGATCAAAACCTCGGCGGCAAAACACAAGGCGTGCGCAATCACCGGCTGCACGCCGTCTTTTCGCGCTGCGGTGCTTGCGGCAACCTGTGAAGAATTAAACCGCCCCGCGCTGGTGGTCTGCCCGTCGGAAGGCGAGGCCGAAAAATTCGCAGCCGATCTGCGCCAGTTTACAGACGGCGTGTTTGTTTTGCCCGCCAGAGAATTGATTTTAACCGCGTCGGGCGTCAGCTCACACGAATATGAACGCGAGGCCCTCGGCGTGCTCGACGCCGCGCGCTGCAAAAAAGTGAAAGCCGTCATCGGCACCGCCGAGGCGTTTACACGTTATACCGTCTCGCCCGAGGTGCTTGCAGGACGACTGATCGAACTCAAAACCGGCATGACCATCGCGCCGAACGACCTCGTACAGAGCTTACTCAAAGCTGGATATGTCCGAGTCGATCCGGTCGAAGCCAAGGGCCAGTTTTGTCTGCGCGGCGGCATCGCCGACGTCTATCCGTCCAACAGCGAAAACCCCCTTCGCATCGAGTTTTTCGGCGACGAGATCGAGCGTATGGCCTTTTTCGATGCCGACAGCCAGCGCCGCACTTCCAAGGCCGATAAAATGCACATCGTCCCGGCGGGTGAGATTTTCCCAGACGACCCCGAACAATTTCAAAAAGACCTCGGGCATTTCTGCACAGGTTTGCATACCAAAAACGCTGGCGATTACCGCAGCAAGGCCGAATCCGATCTGACCGCCCTGCGGGAAGGCCGCCGTATCAACTTTGACCGCTATTACAATTTAGTCCATAAAAAACCCGCCACAATCTTTGACTATCTGCAAAACCCTGTCTGCGCCGTCTTTGATTTCGCGCGCACCGCAGAAGCCGGAAACGGCTTTGAAAAGCGGTGGCTCGGTGAGCTCTCCGCCGCGCTGGAAGAGGGTTTCTGCGCCAAGGGTGTTGATGAATTTTACGAGAGTTTAGATGTTTTGTTTTCGCGTGTAACCGGGAGCGGCGGCCTGTTTTTCGACAACTTTGCCAAGACCGCGCTGTCAAGCCGCGTGCAGGATATCGTCACGTTTGACTGCCGCGTCAACGCCGTCTGGAACGGCTCTCCCGACACCCTGCACGAATGGCTCTCCGATGTCTCGGCGGGCAATTTTACGCCGGTTATTTTGGTTCCGACCAAACGCGCTGCCAAAGCCCTGATCGACGATCTGACCAACTCAGGAAAACCCTGTGTTTTATACGGTCTCGACGAACCGTTCACCGGAAATACAGCCCATATTGCGGTCGGCGCTCTGTCCGGCGGTTTCGAGCTGCCCGAGCTCAAATTCTCGTTGTTGACCTCGACCCCGCCCCGCGCTGTCAAAACCACGGTCAAGCGCGCCAATGCCATCGGATCAATCTCGGAGCTCAAGCCCGGCTGCTACGTCGTCCATCAGGCGCACGGCATCGGCCTTTATAACGGTGTCGAGACCATCACGGCGGCGGGTGCGACCAAGGACTACTTAAAAATCTCCTATTCCGGCACCGACGTGCTCTATTTGCCCGTGACCCAACTGGATATGCTCTCAAAATACATCGGCCCCGACGACAACGGGCAGGTGAAATTAAATAAACTCGGAAGCGCCGAATGGCAGCGCACCCGAAGCAAGGTCAAGGCCGCCGTACGCGATATGGCCGACGAGCTGATCGCGCTCTATTCCAAGCGCAAAAGCATTCAAGGCCACGCTTTCTCATCAGACACCCCATGGCAGGAAGAATTTGAACAGCGTTTTGAATACGACGAGACCGCCGACCAACTGCGCTGCGTCGAGGAGATCAAAGCTGATATGGAACAACCCGTTCCGATGGACCGGCTCTTGTGCGGAGATGTCGGATTCGGCAAGACTGAAGTGGCTTTGCGCGCCGTGTTCAAGTGCGTCATGGATGGCAAGCAAGCCGCGATTTTAGCCCCGACCACGATTTTGGCATGGCAGCACTATGAGACCTTATGCCGCCGCATGAGCGGTTTCGGCATCGAAATGGGGCTGCTCTCGCGTTTTGTCACGCCCAAACAGGCCTCGTCGACCAAGTCAAAACTCCGTACCGGCGGCATTGACGTGGTTGTCGGGACCCATAGCATCTTACAAAAAGACATCGCTTTCAAAGACCTCGGTCTGATTGTCGTCGACGAGGAACAGCGTTTCGGCGTCTCCCAAAAAGAGACCCTGAAGACCAAATTTCCCGTGGTCGATGTGCTGACCTTGTCGGCAACCCCGATTCCGCGCACGATGAATATGGCCATCAGCGGCATCCGTGACATGTCGATGATCGACGAAGCCCCGATTGACCGCCACCCCGTGCGCACTTTCGTCGCCGAATATGATCTGCATATGTTGGCCGACGCCATCCGCCGTGAGCAGCGGCGCGGCGGCCAGGTCTTTTGGCTGCATAACCGCATCGAGGACATCTCCTATGTCGCCGCGAAACTGCAGACCCTGATACCCGAAGTTCGTATCGTCTGCGCCCACGGCCAGATGGATAAAGAGGAGCTCTCGGGCATCTGGCGCAGGATGATGGACGGCGAGATCGACGTATTGGTCTGCACGACGATCATCGAATCCGGCATTGACCTGCCGAACGTCAATACCCTGATCATCGAAAATGCCGATAAGATGGGGCTTTCACAGCTGCACCAAATCCGGGGCCGCGTGGGGCGCAGTTCCCGCCGCGCTTATGCCTACTTAACTTACCGCCCCGAAAAAGCGCTCTCGGAAATTGCCCAAAAGCGCTTGGAGGCCATCAACGAATTCACCGAATTCGGCGCGGGCTACGCCATCGCCGTCCGCGATATGGAAATCCGAGGTGCGGGCGATCTGCTCGGCGCGCGCCAGCACGGACATATGGCTTCCGTCGGCTACGATATGTACCTCAAACTCCTCGCCGAAGCGGTCGCCGAGGCCAAAGGCGAAAAGCCGCAGGTGCAGAATTCGCCCTGCCTTATCGACCTTCCCATCGACGCCTTCATCCCGCCGGCCTACATCAAAGAGCCCGGCCAGCGGCTTGATATCTACCGCAAAATTGCCGCTGCCGGCAACAAAAACGCCGAGTCCGAAGTTCTTGCCGAATTGCGGGATCGTTTCGGCGAGCCGCCGGTGCAGGTCTCCCGTCTGCTTGAAGTCGCCCGTCTGCGCAACCGCGCCACGGCCTGCGGAGTCACGGAGCTTTCCAAGCGCGGCGACGGTTTGGTGTTTTATATGAACAACCCAGAGCGCTCCTGCCTGCCCGAGATGACCAAGAAGCTGCGTGGCCGCGTGATGATGAACGCAAACGGCGCAAGGCCGCATGTCTATGTCAAACTGCTCAAAGACGACCCTGCGGTTCTGGCCGCCCGCGTACTCGAATTTTTATCCGGCTCGAAAATTGACTCCGCAATGTAG
- a CDS encoding MurT ligase domain-containing protein — MFTFAILVGKIAAFLLGLIGRGSDLPGRVALKLCPKLLGRFKRKAKIIAVTGSNGKTTTAGMIAQALAACGKTVKTNPIGSNMTGGVATVMLKASDLRGHINCDFLVLETDERWSRLIFADFKPDYMLVTNLFRDQITRNNNVDFIFNILNDVITPEMTLILNAMDPISVRLGKDCRKVYFGCDEGELTHPKPISITHDCKVCPICKHRLSYKFYLNNHIGKYRCDNCEFTAPCPSYLLTDADLGRGTAKINGLDIKLEAPTAYGFMNLAAAAAVCTEAGLPFWSVVAALNQIKTNKTRIDRFKIGEREGVMILSKNQNPVSFDLSISEVLRIPGEKTVVAYINNINHTNHRDTTWLWDIAVERLAGNVRNVICAGPRAYDLAVRLKYAGFDMDTVLIEPDNSGIKAAVSKTKGTLCILTELYDAKTIMEATGR; from the coding sequence TTGTTTACTTTTGCAATATTGGTCGGCAAAATCGCCGCTTTCTTATTGGGTTTAATCGGACGCGGAAGCGACCTTCCCGGCAGGGTCGCTTTAAAACTTTGCCCGAAATTGCTCGGCAGATTTAAGCGTAAAGCCAAAATCATCGCGGTTACCGGAAGCAACGGCAAAACCACCACCGCCGGCATGATCGCACAGGCGCTTGCTGCCTGCGGCAAGACCGTCAAGACCAACCCGATCGGCTCGAATATGACCGGCGGCGTCGCGACTGTCATGCTCAAAGCGTCTGACTTACGCGGCCATATCAACTGCGATTTTTTGGTGCTTGAAACCGATGAGCGCTGGTCGCGGTTGATTTTTGCCGACTTCAAACCCGATTACATGCTGGTCACAAACCTGTTTCGCGACCAAATCACCCGCAATAACAACGTCGACTTTATTTTTAACATATTAAATGATGTCATCACCCCCGAGATGACCCTGATTTTGAACGCCATGGACCCGATCAGCGTCCGACTCGGCAAAGATTGCCGCAAGGTCTATTTCGGCTGCGACGAGGGCGAACTCACACACCCGAAACCCATTTCGATCACCCACGACTGCAAGGTCTGCCCGATCTGCAAACATCGGCTCTCCTACAAATTTTACCTCAACAACCATATCGGAAAATACCGGTGCGATAATTGCGAATTCACCGCACCGTGTCCGAGTTATTTGTTGACCGATGCCGACCTCGGCAGAGGCACCGCCAAAATCAACGGTCTGGATATCAAACTCGAAGCCCCGACCGCTTACGGATTTATGAACCTGGCCGCCGCAGCCGCCGTCTGCACCGAAGCCGGTCTGCCGTTTTGGTCGGTCGTTGCGGCGCTCAATCAAATTAAGACCAATAAAACCCGAATCGACCGTTTTAAAATCGGTGAACGCGAAGGCGTTATGATCTTGTCAAAGAATCAAAACCCCGTCTCGTTCGATTTATCGATTTCCGAAGTGCTTCGCATCCCGGGCGAAAAGACCGTCGTCGCCTACATCAACAACATCAACCATACCAATCACCGCGACACCACCTGGCTGTGGGACATCGCGGTTGAACGTCTTGCGGGCAATGTCAGAAACGTGATCTGCGCAGGCCCGAGGGCGTATGACCTCGCGGTTCGGCTCAAATATGCGGGCTTTGACATGGACACTGTGCTGATCGAACCGGACAACTCCGGCATCAAAGCAGCCGTGTCCAAAACTAAAGGGACGCTCTGCATTTTGACCGAACTGTACGACGCAAAAACCATTATGGAGGCGACCGGAAGATGA